From a single Nicotiana tomentosiformis chromosome 2, ASM39032v3, whole genome shotgun sequence genomic region:
- the LOC104106172 gene encoding actin-depolymerizing factor 2-like — protein sequence MASSASGMAVHDDCKLKFLELKTKRAYRFIVFKIEEKQKQVIVEKLGEPAESYEDFCTHLPADECRYAVYDFDFLTKESVPKSRIFFIAWSPDTSKVRSKMIYASSKDRFKRELDGIQIELQATDPTEMGLDVFKSRAN from the exons ATGGCAAGT TCTGCATCGGGCATGGCTGTGCACGACGATTGCAAACTGAAATTTTTGGAGTTGAAAACTAAAAGGGCTTATCGCTTCATTGTATTCAAGATTGAGGAAAAGCAAAAGCAAGTCATTGTGGAAAAGCTTGGTGAGCCGGCTGAAAGTTATGAGGACTTCTGTACACACCTGCCTGCAGATGAGTGTCGTTACGCTGTCTATGATTTTGACTTTCTGACAAAGGAGAGTGTTCCAAAGAGCAGGATTTTCTTCATTGCATG GTCTCCTGATACCTCTAAGGTTAGAAGCAAAATGATCTATGCTAGTTCCAAGGATAGATTTAAGAGGGAATTGGATGGGATTCAGATTGAGCTGCAAGCAACTGATCCAACTGAGATGGGTTTGGATGTCTTCAAAAGCCGTGCCAACTAA